A genome region from Euphorbia lathyris chromosome 4, ddEupLath1.1, whole genome shotgun sequence includes the following:
- the LOC136226556 gene encoding tRNA-splicing endonuclease subunit Sen2-1-like isoform X2, producing MGPRWKGKSAEAKALADPMSTIVSQLSSSLTQSHARGLLTGCSVLLAVEAEQTELITRACFGRPVINAEKEKQWFQLGLEEAFYLHYYFKCLEIVGDDDCVKNSDELWQYMKSKMATFPDLFKSYSHLRKKNWLVRPGSQYGVDFVAYRHHPSFVHSEYAVLVSSEEEDTGRLRVWSDFYCTIRLCGSVAKTLLVVNISKHGNGDTSPSCLEGYSVREHIITRWSSEQSREEQTSSENTTKLY from the exons ATGGGCCCAAGATGGAAAGGAAAGAGCGCAGAAGCTAAAGCACTTGCAGATCCTATGTCAACGATTGTTTCGCAGCTTTCTTCTTCTCTAACTCAATCCCATGCCCGTGGCTTACTCACTGGATGCAGTGTACTTCTTGCAGTAGAAGCCGAGCAGACTGAACTTATTACTCGTGCATGTTTTGGCCGGCCTGTCATAAATGCTGAGAAGGAGAAACAATGGTTTCAATTAGGTTTGGAGGAAGCCTTTTACTTACACTATTACTTCAAATGCCTGGAGATTGTTGGTGATGATGATTGTGTGAAGAATTCTGATGAGCTATGGCAGTATATGAAATCAAAGATGGCAACTTTCCCTGATTTATTCAAATCTTATTCCCATCTCCGAAAGAAAAACTGGCTTGTGAGGCCGGGATCACAGTATGGTGTGGACTTTGTTGCATATCGTCACCATCCATCCTTTGTTCATTCTGAATATGCTGTCCTTGTTTcatcagaagaagaagatactGGGAGATTGAGAGTTTGGTCTGATTTTTATTGCACAATTCGATTATGTGGAAGTGTTGCGAAAACGTTGTTAGTTGTTAATATCAGTAAACATGGAAATGGCGATACCTCTCCATCTTGTTTGGAAGGATACTCTGTTCGAGAGCACATTATCACCAGATGGAGTTCAGAACAAAGTCGTGAGGAGCAGACCAGCTCTGAAAACACAACCAA GCTATATTGA
- the LOC136226556 gene encoding tRNA-splicing endonuclease subunit Sen2-1-like isoform X1 encodes MGPRWKGKSAEAKALADPMSTIVSQLSSSLTQSHARGLLTGCSVLLAVEAEQTELITRACFGRPVINAEKEKQWFQLGLEEAFYLHYYFKCLEIVGDDDCVKNSDELWQYMKSKMATFPDLFKSYSHLRKKNWLVRPGSQYGVDFVAYRHHPSFVHSEYAVLVSSEEEDTGRLRVWSDFYCTIRLCGSVAKTLLVVNISKHGNGDTSPSCLEGYSVREHIITRWSSEQSREEQTSSENTTNAV; translated from the exons ATGGGCCCAAGATGGAAAGGAAAGAGCGCAGAAGCTAAAGCACTTGCAGATCCTATGTCAACGATTGTTTCGCAGCTTTCTTCTTCTCTAACTCAATCCCATGCCCGTGGCTTACTCACTGGATGCAGTGTACTTCTTGCAGTAGAAGCCGAGCAGACTGAACTTATTACTCGTGCATGTTTTGGCCGGCCTGTCATAAATGCTGAGAAGGAGAAACAATGGTTTCAATTAGGTTTGGAGGAAGCCTTTTACTTACACTATTACTTCAAATGCCTGGAGATTGTTGGTGATGATGATTGTGTGAAGAATTCTGATGAGCTATGGCAGTATATGAAATCAAAGATGGCAACTTTCCCTGATTTATTCAAATCTTATTCCCATCTCCGAAAGAAAAACTGGCTTGTGAGGCCGGGATCACAGTATGGTGTGGACTTTGTTGCATATCGTCACCATCCATCCTTTGTTCATTCTGAATATGCTGTCCTTGTTTcatcagaagaagaagatactGGGAGATTGAGAGTTTGGTCTGATTTTTATTGCACAATTCGATTATGTGGAAGTGTTGCGAAAACGTTGTTAGTTGTTAATATCAGTAAACATGGAAATGGCGATACCTCTCCATCTTGTTTGGAAGGATACTCTGTTCGAGAGCACATTATCACCAGATGGAGTTCAGAACAAAGTCGTGAGGAGCAGACCAGCTCTGAAAACACAACCAA CGCTGTTTGA